One part of the Pecten maximus chromosome 1, xPecMax1.1, whole genome shotgun sequence genome encodes these proteins:
- the LOC117330052 gene encoding serine/arginine repetitive matrix protein 5-like, producing MICLGGKEDLELKMMIMSMIGRKRKERKARSGASLSYLHKKSPYKEKISNNDSSYRQRLRSSGSNSGESLEVQATTSESVLDDAEDLPQDSSQSSKDLKAYRHLSPYRKSVGNQRHDSPNKRSMDNQRHLYLSSNRRSINSQMLSSPNKRGSGNQTLPSPNKKSMDKQRQMSPNRRSRDKKTMSSPKKKNMDKQRHLSPNRSTGKQMLASPNRGSMEQRRGSYESDRNYELDLNNRESLNNTENARRSVSRSSDKALQDQNEKKAHSEREKQLTRKSSIEQNVLDKDVSEGQTSESEEEESTGERKESLSESRPRADVPPGGTSDEEEAMEEAADGDVEQDVTMNDMLQDNISHDKSIASVMIRSSIQDTPVTNWSPKNLNKRRLINKINDDKGKDDDDDDDNAREKNDDEKEDEDDASVQATSSEPSLPKQKKISFSSETKNPEKEKRARYVHKVELWQGEMEKRPKRSALDLDIVFNHLDKEMQQHVSRGKDNLNTIQRKECHLLSRVRKSIINTIEAVEDVRQKRSDILRTKRNIKDYRTELTELQQRNIRLSEKLENKENEKKYRKKLLSDWISDFENLMLASRKIKSKTTTKDMVVFGYQPNIKCTAFMHLQWIISLWQIPGHLAT from the exons ATGATTTGTCTAGGAGGCAAAGAAGATCTAGAGCTAAAGATGATGATTATGAGCATGATAGGGAGGaagagaaaagaaagaaaggCAAGATCAGGTGCTAGTTTAAGTTACTTGCACAAGAAAAGCCCTTATAAGGAAAAGATTAGTAACAATGACTCCTCCTATAGACAGAGGTTAAGATCTAGTGGAAGTAATTCTGGTGAGAGTCTGGAGGTGCAAGCAACAACAAGTGAGAGTGTGCTAGATGACGCAGAAGACCTGCCACAGGACTCAAGTCAAAGTAGCAAGGACCTAAAAGCTTACAGACACTTGTCTCCTTACAGGAAAAGTGTAGGTAATCAAAGACACGACTCCCCGAACAAGAGAAGTATGGATAATCAAAGGCACCTGTACCTGTCTTCGAACAGGAGAAGTATCAATAGTCAAATGCTGTCTTCCCCAAACAAGAGAGGATCAGGTAATCAAACGCTGCCATCCCCAAACAAGAAAAGTATGGATAAGCAAAGACAAATGTCCCCAAACAGGAGAAGTAGGGATAAAAAAACAATGTCCTcaccaaaaaagaaaaatatggaTAAGCAAAGGCACTTGTCACCAAACAGAAGTACTGGTAAACAAATGCTGGCATCCCCAAACAGGGGTAGTATGGAACAGAGAAGGGGAAGTTATGAGAGTGATAGAAATTATGAACTTGATCTTAACAACAGGGAGAGTCTGAATAATACAGAGAACGCAAGGAGATCTGTATCAAGATCTAGTGACAAAGCACTACAGGATCAGAATGAAAAGAAAGCACATTCAGAAAGAGAGAAACAATTAACAAGGAAATCCTCTATAGAGCAAAATGTCTTGGATAAAGATGTATCTGAAGGACAGACTTCTGAATCTGAAGAGGAAGAATCTACAGGTGAAAGAAAGGAGTCTCTTTCTGAGAGCAGGCCTAGGGCTGATGTTCCACCAGGAGGCACTAGTGATGAGGAGGAAGCCATGGAGGAGGCCGCTGATGGTGATGTGGAACAGGATGTCACAATGAATGATATGTTACAGGACAATATCTCTCATGACAAGAGCATAGCCTCA GTAATGATCAGGTCatccatacaggatacaccagTAACTAATTGGTCTCCCAAAAACCTTAATAAAAGACGTCTTATTAACAAAATCAATGATGACAAAGGgaaggatgatgatgatgatgatgataatgccAGGGAGAAGAATGATGATGAGAAGGAGGATGAAGACGATGCCAGTGTTCAGGCTACTTCATCAGAACCATCACTaccaaaacagaaaaaaatctccTTTTCTTCTGAAACTAAAAAtccagaaaaagaaaaaagagcTCGATATG TACACAAGGTTGAACTATGGCAAGGTGAGATGGAAAAGCGTCCCAAGAGATCTGCCCTGGATCTTGACATTGTCTTCAACCACCTAGATAAAGAAATGCAACAGCATGTTTCAag AGGTAAAGATAACCTAAACACGATTCAGAGAAAGGAATGCCACCTGCTGAGTCGTGTTCGCAAATCAATCATCAATACT aTAGAGGCTGTTGAAGATGTAAGACAAAAAAGATCAGATATTTTACGG acaaaaagaaatattaagGATTACAGGACTGAGCTGACGGAGCTGCAACAGAGAAATATCAG ACTTTCTGAGAAGCTCGAAAACAAGGAGAATGAAAAGAAATATCGAAAGAAATTACTGAGTGACTGGATCTcagactttgaaaatttgatgcTAGCATCTCGTAAGATCAaatctaaaacaacaacaaag GATATGGTTGTATTTGGCTACCAACCCAACATTAA GTGTACAGCCTTCATGCATCTGCAGTGGATTATTTCATTGTGGCAGATCCCAGGCCACCTTGCTACATAG